ccacaaaatcacggaattaccccagacttgaagggtgaagctgttagcccctcatactatcgcgcaatgatcggatctcttatgtacctcacagcatcaaggccagacataatgtacccaacgtgcctgcttgccagatatcaagtcaacccgaaggcctcacatcttgcagctgtcaaaaggatttttcgttatttgaagggttgccctgacaccggtctatggtaccctagggataataactttgaattgatcgcattcagtgattctgattttggcggatgcaaaatcgacggcaaatccacaacggctggatgtcagtttttaggaaatcgcctagtcacatggcagtgcaagaagcagacatgcgtcgctacatcaacatgcgaagctgaatacattgctgcctcaagttgttgctcccaggttctttggatccaacaacaattacacGACTACGgctttgaattcctaactactcctatttacgttgataattctgctgcattacagatcactagaaatcctgtgcagcactcaaagactaaacacatcgaaatcaaatatcacttcatacgtgattgctttgagaaaaggctaatcgatgttattaaggtccacaccgatgaccaacgtgccgacctttttaccaaagcatttgacaaatcaagatttgactttttattattggtaaacggcattaaggtcaagcaagagtaaaaccaacatcggaaaatcatttttgtaaatatctttgtgttttttaaatttgtcttagtttgttgattttagggggagtaactCCAAaatctaaaaatccaaaaacatcgaaaaaatttcaaaaacacaaaaacaatagaaaaacaaaaatgagtttcctggcgagtaaaagagaaaatgatagtacatcagtggtctatccaaacctctttaaaccttaaatgaaaaacgataagcagctctatataagatgtatcggtaggctcacaatcattttaaagtgtgcaagGTGATATAAATcataaatcgactgaagaccaggtgggaaccattcattggcatatggtcttagtaccgaaatttcgtttgatagattgccgaggttctgagatattcggtctttatgctgcttatcatctgggtatcatggttatatcttttaccgaaaaataacggggacgcaagtctagatcttccatgatactatacatacgtgtacatactgcattcgacctcaataagtgataaacaatcacatgtccatatcaaataagtgatataatatcacatttttccgggagtcaagttcgtctctctgctgtacggaagtactgacctgttcacggacttgctcctgtgccctcatgcatatgaaaatcaagttcctcctcaataagtgattctatcacatagggcttgttttcaaatcaaaataagtgagaatctcacatcatatacggtcaaacagatgataatcggtatactcaccggtaagatgaaccctcgtgcataccttgatacgggaatgtgtcgtgatgtggatgaacaccggtcggtaagtataaatcataccttaacgtatcccctcgccatgattacatctgataagttgagtttaagtggacaacaataccgataattgttataggatgcttatcttaatgttaactaactgaacaacaagagaactttggcatgaccgtacactgatatgattctcttaccctcgaaactcaaaaaaaatgtctgtatatatttgtttactgcttttagtctttacatttaaaaaaaaaatttcaaaaataccaaaaagattttaggtgtgttttaatataaactttataaaagcaaaaaagattttatttctactttattttcgatcgtacgatgttggagctcgagtcttcgttacctgaaacctgactgaaaaccgaattgactaaatcttcataagcggtcgaaatttgcaaattttgaaagttagaaactaaaattgataaattcgttaaactttcaaactgtcggacggtgtttgattgtgacatggtcattcgtgtgtcacttgtttatgctaactatattccaagaagttgttctcattacgcgtttagatttcttgcatgtgcagattctaaaggcaaggagaacatagtcgatgacaagcttcggaatgaagacacgacgtgaaggcactcaaaagatgaaaatgatcgagttgccgctgaccatcatcaacaacacaaggatctcaagctataaagatcaagtcattcacgagcataactcaagggggagcttatgttaagggggagtttgtcaacacacttcctacctgatacgggtagtttgttgatacactttctgctttaaagacgtgaagactttgaagatcctccgacattgaagacttgaaaggacgtcaAAGACTTGAAGACacaaagatcgagacaaagctacagccaagggggagtttgttggtgcacttgtgtctgtattTTGTCTGTATTCTGTATGATATAAGACGATGTCCTttgttagtcctgtaagtttgaccaagtcaaccatcctcctggtttgacttggccaaacagttagaaaatGGCTGTAacatgtctgtgtcgaaggatgtctcatcgaaggatagtttagatccttcgataagcacgaaagataaaccttcgatggatgatgatggacctcgatagatcatccttcgaggtatatgtagatccttcgacaggtttcaggtcgatagatgatccttcgatcaatctatctgatccttcgaccagacgatctgtgttgggtatatatacccatgtaatgtgttcacttctgAGAGAGACACAAGAGAGACAGAAAGATAGACACTCAAGAACACAGAGACACTTCTGTGagaacacacacacttagagagtttgcaaaacagatttgtaaacattgagcttgtaaccgaacctttcatacgtattaatacaagtggtgttaatcggtgaatattgtgtgtcttgtgtttgtgcttgtttcatctcggtttgcactctagcttggattccgcacttgctagtgtgtttcacataacaaggttaaggtttgacctcatcctccgagggacctacactaCATCATTTATAGAAGCTTGGAAAGATAACTCCATGACAAGGAGTTTATTATGTGGCGCATTCTAAAACTTATAATGTAAGTGGAGATATTCGTAGAGGAGAGTAACATATATAATGAAAGAATGATGCAAGTCAAAGAAAATGAGTATAGTTAACAAGGAACTCACATTGTTCCGGCGACTGTCGTTGTGATGTGAGTGTTTTCTTCTTCGTTGAGCTTTGCTAAACCAAAATCTGAAATCTTTGGGGTAAGGTCAGTATCAAGAAGTACATTTGTTGCCTTTATATCCCTATGAACCATTCTTAGCACTGAATCTTCATGTAGGAATTTTAGACCTTTTGCTATCCCAATAGAAATTCGTTGTCTTGTAGGAAAATCTATTTCCATCATAGCTTTATCATTAtctgatttataaaaaaaaaaaatgtatgttATTCAAGAAGTTGTGTGTGGTTAGATATACCAATCATATTTAGTGGGTTGACTTGATTTAATCTCCTAGCTTCGATTTACTTGGTTTCCTTTTCATAGCCTTTTATTTTGTATTAGTCATTGTTTTCTCATGagaaatacacaaatattattccAGAATTGATTACGTATTCCATTTTGGAGTGTCCGGTGTAATTGTTAACATTTCCTTCTTTTACAAATAGCCTATCATTTTGAATGCCCATCGTTACCTTTAGTTCACTACAAAGATTGACTTTGTTTACTTTTTTCATTACTAAGTGGGATGGAGCGAGAAAAGGAGAATACCAAATAGAGCATGTGCTAGAGAATTATTCGCCATGTACTCATAAACAAGCAGTAGTTGGTTGCGTTCCACACAACACCCATGTAGTCTTACAACATTAGGGTGTTGAATACTGGCTATCATCCCTATTTCATTCACAAATTCACGATTTCCTTGACTTGATTTAGAAGAAAGTTTCTTCACAGCGATTAGAGTTCCATCTTGTAGTGTGCCCTACAATTAATGGATTATAGGTTCATGTCAACTACACCTTTAATACGTTCATTAGtttctttcatttttttcttttgaatttgagcaccaaacaaataaaactttgtaatATAACAATGTGCAACACTAAAAAATATATCACTATATATTCAATAATTACCATGTAGACTGATCCAAAACCACCTTCCCCAAGTTTATTTGAATCAGCAAAGTTGCGGGTGGCAGCTTTGATCTGTCTATATGTGAATACACCTGTCTGCAAATCGATTCCCCTTATATCTGCAAGTAAAAGGTatattatcaatgaaataaatgTGCCTAACTAATGGCTTAAGTAGCCACAACACAAACCTCAATGTCATTGAGGGGATAGAGGATTAGAGCTGGCCTAAACCAAATTTGAAGTTTAGCTTTCTAAATAACCGAAATTAATGCAAGGCTTTTTGAGTTATAACATTATGAAAATTTGTTGTTGCTGGTCTCTATTATGCAATTTTTTTTCACGAACTTTCATAATTAATTTTGTTTAGCTAATTGGTGAAATATTCAATCTAATTCTACTCCTTTGTGACATTAGTAATCACAATTTATACTAAGGTATTTGaatacttcaaaagtttggaaaTATTTTTCTTTACTAGAATACATAATCATGAATAAACTAAACATCTGTATAACCAACAATGTGCTTTAAAAAATGGCAAATTGCATTTAAATAATCTCAGTTTTCTCAATTCGGCCGATAATAATCCTAACTTAGTGATTGTctgataataatccgaactgttccacttttggccgataatactCCGctgttaaaaatagcttaacggagttggCCTTTTTCCGAATTactacaaactgatgttttacggattttgatcagaacgaggatacgagtcgatttatgtaaaacttacctagAAATGATCCTTCAAAcagcttgatttttgttaattagaagtttaaacacccgaattgaagcacggTTTTCGTCATTTGGGGCAGTATTTCCGaaggtaaattttacatcaatcaactcgtattctcattctaatcaaaagccataaaacatcagtttgtaagtCGGAAAAAAAATTAACTCCGTTAACCTATATTTAAcgcagactattatcggccaaaagtggaccagtttgTTTGTTTGAGCTAACAGATTTTTTAAAGAAACAAAAAGAATAACAACGACCCAGCGCCTAATAATAATATTGTATAAATTTAAATGAATTTCATCAGGAGGATTTACTTTCTTAGCTTGAGCCCATGTTGGTTGTGTTAAAAATTTCTTTAACCTTACTCATATCAGAATACCTTTTTCTCGAGATTTCTTGTCCCCTATATAACCTCTCTTCCATGCAACACCAATGACTATGAGAGTAAGGAGCAACACTGCAGTCACTGCTCCAATGACTATGAATATACTTCGTTTGCCAGACTTGGTCTCTATGGGAAGCAAAATATTAGAATCACATTAAAGCTGATTTTATATTAACTTTTTATGTTTACACACACGTCTACACTTACGTGACCCATATTTCACCCTTAAACTTAGTGGCGGAACTACATGGGGATCCGGACCGTTGACCCTCCGGCCTGCCAACATAAAACCTTTTTTTCACAATATCACTTTCACTAATTTTTTTCCCAGACACCCGATCGAGTAGAACAAAACATGATCAtgcatttatatttatttattttcatataAATTAGGATATAATATCTACTATAAAAATTCTAGATTcttttattttaacttttttattcaAACTCtattacaatttttttatatGACAACGATTGGTCATTTGTGATGAAATCAAAAGTGAAAACACTAGGACAATAAGCATACCAGCCTCCATAGAAATGGCAGATATCATAGGTCCAAATACTCCATCCCTTGGGACTGCGGTTGTGCCATTCCCAGCATACTGAAACCGTATTTCTAATGTTTTATTAGTTACATGAatattttctattgtttttattACTGCCTTATCAACCCCTCCTGCTTCATGCTTGATATCAAAATTCTTTAGTTCAATTGCACCCTGCAGGGTAGAAAAAAAGGAAAAGTTTTCTGTATctttttatttctgtttttcaatTTCTAAgtgaaatatataaaataattcaGTAATTTTAGAAGCAAGACCAAAATTCAACCTGTATATAAACATCAAAAGCACGTCTTCCAAGACTCTGGTAAGATCTATTATCTCTGAATACTATCTCAGCAAAATGTAGAGTCACCTTATACCTTCCATTTACTAAACAACGACCATAGTAAGTGATAGATAGTGGGGAGCGGCGAGCGACTGTGTAGAGTTCGGAGTCTTTCATAGTGAGTCTTGATACATTATTTATTGTATATCGATAATCCTTAACATTCCATACATTTCCTGTGCTACTAAATCCCCAGTGATCATTTAAAGGACGAAATCTTGCAGGTCCACCCGGATCCTGATCATCCGCCTCGTAAACCTTGTCTCCTATGATAACTCCTGTCCCACCACAATTGATATGAACTGAACTGTAGTCTGGACAAACAAATCAGAAACATAAAATGGACCAGCTTTACTTTGGTATTTAAGAAGGAAATTTAACTTCACTGAAATAATGTTGCTCACTCTTGGAGCAAGGAAATTGGCTAAAGCAATTTGCAAGGTCGCTGCATTAAATGAAACATGAAAAACATGGTGTTTATCTCTTTGAATTGAAGATCCATTAATACTAAAAACCACAAGTAGGGTATAAGCTTACGACTCGTTTCCATAATTAGCGTGGCTTCGGAATAAGTTCCTAGTAAATGAAGAAGTCATGCATAGACTATAGCTTGAAGTTTTATGGGAACAAGAAAAGAGTATTTAGAATCTGAAAGCTTACACTGATTCAGGACAACGTTGAAGCACTGGTTCTTTACTAAAGTGGTTGTAGGAAAGATCTACTGCAACACCTGAGTATAAACACAATaatgtcagaaaatacaaaaacaattttACCGCCAAATGCATAACAACATCCACAACAACATTCATGGGTACTGGTATACAGGGCCGCCCCAAGCTTTTTGGGGGCCCTAAGCGAATTTTAAAATCGGGGCCctctaaaaaaaatattattctACTCACAAGCGTAAGAATAACTTATCTTACTAGATTGATATCTTAATAAGTCAAAAAAAGGTTacttgtgacactctaggttttcccgaacaAACATCTTGTAATATCATTTTGTATATacattattaaatgaaaatgtgACCTTCTTACATGCtacgtgttgtatgtatgtatgtatatatatatatatatatttatgagtttgtgctagtgagtcgagaccatgactcgagaccactcggtctcgagtgggccgtaactggttgggccgaaacccccttagcCTACTCGAAACCAAGTATAAAACCCCCAAACCTTCCCCCACTTCCTTCAtttttacacaaacacacactccttttctctctcactaaaaaccctcaacaacaccacCTTCTCTCCcaaattctcggttcaagctCGGATCTAACCGGCAACAACAAAGAATCTCggtcaagaaactcggtcaagctCGTCATCGTCACCCGGACACTTCACTTTCTCGGTTTCTCCTTGATTCGGTGCcttttcacaaccggttagtgttctaatgTGTGTGTAGGATATATGTGTGTTTTATGAACTAGAAGGTGTTTAGTTAgaagtgttatgcatgattttcgcATGATTTGTGAGTATTAACAATATGTGTAAACCATTATATGTTAATGCTTgataaaatgtttaaaaaaatggcTAATGAATGGTAGTTTAAGAGTGTTTATGGCCAACCGAACTATGTTCAAGGTTACAAAATGAATGTCTcgtttgtttcttgcaaaatgatcttgttaaacatgtgattttggttcaaaGAATGCATGGTTATGTTTAAtataaaaaccctaaaatgatgaacttaTGATGAACATGTTGAATATGGGTTGAAGATTTGAAAAAGGTAATGTTTGATCCATTATAATTAATTGTCAGTTTAGAAAACTTGTTAGTTAACCCTCATTGGTTATTTCTTAAAATGGGCCTGATGCATAGTACAAATTGGCCTGATATATCTGAATCAGCACGTGAACAAGTCAAGAccagcattgcgactcgagaccacggcgtgacaactcgagaccgcaacggttgcgactcgagaccacggcctgacaactcgagaccgcaacggttgcgactcgagacctcctcgtgacaactcgagaccggactcggaacctctgaggttgcgagtcaagcctgcaccactcgaaaccagccagtacaactcgagacctctgggttgcgactcgagaccgcaagttctcgagtcgagacccccttgtctcgactgggctgctcacttagttattgggccataacTTGAATTGGTTTGGGTTGCCTGATTGTTTGGACTATCTGCTTTGCTGGACTAATTGTCAACTGTGTGAATctttagggccggcccaataacttatatgttaaaaatgcATGTATTGTGTTAGAATCTTGTAAGATATACGTGATTaattgtacaccaaacctgacctatactggtgaccatgttaggacgtggtgaccagcgtgtttgacaagtaacctaaatctgccaagcaacccaaggtgagctcacacactaaaagcatgcgtcccaaggagggacacggacaaactgccaactttgggaaaaatactattgaactattatttccgggggaaatccgaatgggtatttactatctccgggggagatacgtttggatattatttataaatcacaactagccaagctaaacgaaactctatcactttaagtccctgcttacagtaccgattaatcgccgggggcgaacgggttattagttgatagcgctattaggtttgacaacctcacaccgtgaccgggggagatcgggcgtgaactagtagaccttgcatcttggtcaatgacgatggacattgactcggggcacaataactttccgtcaacagtttcggtatctacagtttagtgagcttacagatggggtagctccccacaacgtgattataaatgctttatctaaacaacttatgtttttcgaaaactaaaactggacaactagtgaactcgctcaactttatgttgacaccttactgcatgctttgcaggtacccagtgactcaggagcttgcagcttgcggatgtgtagtggtcgtctaacccgtgtgttgggttctaaataaacttgaactaagaatcttgttctaaactattttgtctatgcttccgccacttatctgaactattacttaaccttaaatacttttgaactttgattatgatatttgccaaccttgtggttggtgagtattacttatgttattaattaaattgctcagtataattggtggctggatcctggtcagtcacacctccaagcggtggtgttccgcatgtggattttgggggtgtgacagattggtatcagagccattggttatagtcaacttggttttaaaaaggggaaaaatctttttgagaaaaaacagactataacccgtgactcgtgacgacactacactccaagtgcaaggctcagcacatagacctcatagctcggactagtgtctACTTGCTTACTTACTTTATGTTTTCTGTTTTgttatacgtactagtgtgcctacaTAGATAAATACACCTCTCTCtcctatctcattctcgctacattacgacaccacactcatactatgttttctgtttatgaagacaatgagtggacgtggaagaggaaacattaacatgactcaggctcaattcactaacctgcttaacacggtggctgcagctttcgcagctcaccctggaggtaaactcgttatcctaggatgtttagatccttcCGCCGCGTCGTCTTTTATCCTTAAACCTATATGCTTCGCTTCTCAcaaacaggtcagcatgcacctgcgcaaccacacgtgtgtactttcaaaactttcatggattgcaagcctctccctttcaatggcactgagggtgccataggtcttctgcactggattgagaaagttgaagctgtctttgctgtctgtgagtgtcccctgcgaattgggtgaagtttgctactggtacgcttgaaggaaacgtgctttcctggtggaaggcgcaaattcagatgtttggattagaaactgctaatgctactgcgtgggaggatttcaaggacatgattaaggaggagtactgtcaccgggacgacatccacaaactcgagaacgagtactttgcgcttaagatggttgggtcagagattgagacctgcaccaaactgtccaacgactatgctgctctttgcccaaacatgtctcggcctatgtatcgaagaatcgaattgtacatcaagggtttggctccagaaatccgaagccatgtgactgcagccaacctcaataccatttAGCCGGTcgtccgtcttgctcacaaactcactgatcaggccgtagaagagggcaagctgcccaaaaggatcagtgctactgccggaacttctaatgacaacaagcgtaagtgggaaggaaatcaaagcaaggatgctaaccacactcaggccccagcacagcaaaggaaaactgaaaacaacaagggccctcaacaacagggtggttATCgcggaaaccaccccaagtgcaacaagtgcaatcgacatcacagtgggccttgtgggaaaagtcagtgtcagcgatgtaacaagatggggcatgaggccaaggactgtaggagcccacgtcccgcggggcagaaccagcagcagcagcagtatCATGGGAACGTCacgggttgtttccagtgtggagctgaggggcacttcataacaaccctcggtaaaacagacatcctcataatatttccgacaccctaatatattttaaatatctcaatgtgtctttatatgcaccccgtatgtgaaaaccgagccccaaaatagattatactatataaaataaataaaaacaataattattaggttgaggcgggccgcgtagggcctcacctcaagttaaagcgggccgcgcgagtgtgtaccagtatatcgccaaaaccataagcccaagcgggccgcgtacatgttcggtttagttgatgcgggccgcgcgcgTCCTAAATGGTGGCATGACCCGGAGCCGCCACGTGTCCAGCGCGTGTCGAACCTAGTGTGTGACCGGACTAAGCTACGCTTTGACCcggagttgacgcgggccgcatgagcccggcccaaactccacgcgggccgcgaggggactcaattacagccctataaatggaGGCCATCGGCCTTCAGTCCGCTTTCGTTCATTTTTCTTTCTGTCTCTCTAcacttttaaatagtgggcattatacccgagtccaatacccctaaaatagcgaggttctgctacgatgtaagtattataacccctggagacgtattagatacgctgcccgattgatctagggttccgtaacggctgtcgtggttctgcccgacgtagtcgttggaatgccgtctcggggagggtattactaatgttaaaatgggttattatactaacacacgtgcatttgtgtaaattatagatattcaccaggaaaccctaaagaatcacctaagacagcaatgtgagttaattctctttttatatactcatttttgtgagttgatccacttttgtaaacctttttgtttactgtttttacaaaacctcacttaattaaatatatacaaaccagttattgagtatttgta
This is a stretch of genomic DNA from Helianthus annuus cultivar XRQ/B chromosome 16, HanXRQr2.0-SUNRISE, whole genome shotgun sequence. It encodes these proteins:
- the LOC110915448 gene encoding probable leucine-rich repeat receptor-like serine/threonine-protein kinase At3g14840 isoform X15 translates to MSIIFNKSLELLSTIVLIFLALLLFEVTDVHAQNGYLPQDEVRALRDIAEELGKRDWNFSLNPCDNNPNWATPNNQTETSLYNNTVMCNCSYPGDVCHVITIRLTGNNFNGRIPSLESWKQLSKLRISDLSGESSPFPNLRNMTNMRNLVLRSCNITGRIPNYIALLPNLKFLDLSFNGLVGDIPDLSGLDDLYTVYFTGNSLNANVPGWLMNTGVAVDLSYNHFSKEPVLQRCPESVNLFRSHANYGNESDLANCFSQFPCSKNYSSVHINCGGTGVIIGDKVYEADDQDPGGPARFRPLNDHWGFSSTGNVWNVKDYRYTINNVSRLTMKDSELYTVARRSPLSITYYGRCLVNGRYKVTLHFAEIVFRDNRSYQSLGRRAFDVYIQGAIELKNFDIKHEAGGVDKAVIKTIENIHVTNKTLEIRFQYAGNGTTAVPRDGVFGPMISAISMEAGRRVNGPDPHVVPPLSLRVKYGSQTKSGKRSIFIVIGAVTAVLLLTLIVIGVAWKRGYIGDKKSREKDIRGIDLQTGVFTYRQIKAATRNFADSNKLGEGGFGSVYMGTLQDGTLIAVKKLSSKSSQGNREFVNEIGMIASIQHPNVVRLHGCCVERNQLLLVYEYMANNSLAHALFDNDKAMMEIDFPTRQRISIGIAKGLKFLHEDSVLRMVHRDIKATNVLLDTDLTPKISDFGLAKLNEEENTHITTTVAGTIGYMAPEYALRGHLSYKADVYSFGVLLLEIIAGKSNMKYHPTEEFICLVDWVVALKQKGCLMDLVDSRLGSDFNKEEALRMIQIALLCINKYPAHRPTMSEVTNMLEGRIKIKKQDINLTTSDDEFRLQALKMKLEEIQTPYFDELESFTNPSSSIHDQYTDSQASEKNLLI
- the LOC110915448 gene encoding probable leucine-rich repeat receptor-like serine/threonine-protein kinase At3g14840 isoform X21; the encoded protein is MRFGRIGCREDENSTESAEQYVLWNYSGGAWKTRKFSKPLPVELNSLTNLTELRLTGNNFNGRIPSLESWKQLSKLEMIGSGVGGPIPASISLLSNLEELRISDLSGESSPFPNLRNMTNMRNLVLRSCNITGRIPNYIALLPNLKFLDLSFNGLVGDIPDLSGLDDLYTVYFTGNSLNANVPGWLMNTGVAVDLSYNHFSKEPVLQRCPESVNLFRSHANYGNESDLANCFSQFPCSKNYSSVHINCGGTGVIIGDKVYEADDQDPGGPARFRPLNDHWGFSSTGNVWNVKDYRYTINNVSRLTMKDSELYTVARRSPLSITYYGRCLVNGRYKVTLHFAEIVFRDNRSYQSLGRRAFDVYIQGAIELKNFDIKHEAGGVDKAVIKTIENIHVTNKTLEIRFQYAGNGTTAVPRDGVFGPMISAISMEAGRRVNGPDPHVVPPLSLRVKYGSQTKSGKRSIFIVIGAVTAVLLLTLIVIGVAWKRGYIGDKKSREKDIRGIDLQTGVFTYRQIKAATRNFADSNKLGEGGFGSVYMGTLQDGTLIAVKKLSSKSSQGNREFVNEIGMIASIQHPNVVRLHGCCVERNQLLLVYEYMANNSLAHALFDNDKAMMEIDFPTRQRISIGIAKGLKFLHEDSVLRMVHRDIKATNVLLDTDLTPKISDFGLAKLNEEENTHITTTVAGTIGYMAPEYALRGHLSYKADVYSFGVLLLEIIAGKSNMKYHPTEEFICLVDWVVALKQKGCLMDLVDSRLGSDFNKEEALRMIQIALLCINKYPAHRPTMSEVTNMLEGRIKIKKQDINLTTSDDEFRLQALKMKLEEIQTPYFDELESFTNPSSSIHDQYTDSQASEKNLLI
- the LOC110915448 gene encoding probable leucine-rich repeat receptor-like serine/threonine-protein kinase At3g14840 isoform X18, coding for MKTPQSLQNNMFSGTIPAELGKLENLANLYAFFLVLSYFTLPVELNSLTNLTELRLTGNNFNGRIPSLESWKQLSKLEMIGSGVGGPIPASISLLSNLEELRISDLSGESSPFPNLRNMTNMRNLVLRSCNITGRIPNYIALLPNLKFLDLSFNGLVGDIPDLSGLDDLYTVYFTGNSLNANVPGWLMNTGVAVDLSYNHFSKEPVLQRCPESVNLFRSHANYGNESDLANCFSQFPCSKNYSSVHINCGGTGVIIGDKVYEADDQDPGGPARFRPLNDHWGFSSTGNVWNVKDYRYTINNVSRLTMKDSELYTVARRSPLSITYYGRCLVNGRYKVTLHFAEIVFRDNRSYQSLGRRAFDVYIQGAIELKNFDIKHEAGGVDKAVIKTIENIHVTNKTLEIRFQYAGNGTTAVPRDGVFGPMISAISMEAGRRVNGPDPHVVPPLSLRVKYGSQTKSGKRSIFIVIGAVTAVLLLTLIVIGVAWKRGYIGDKKSREKDIRGIDLQTGVFTYRQIKAATRNFADSNKLGEGGFGSVYMGTLQDGTLIAVKKLSSKSSQGNREFVNEIGMIASIQHPNVVRLHGCCVERNQLLLVYEYMANNSLAHALFDNDKAMMEIDFPTRQRISIGIAKGLKFLHEDSVLRMVHRDIKATNVLLDTDLTPKISDFGLAKLNEEENTHITTTVAGTIGYMAPEYALRGHLSYKADVYSFGVLLLEIIAGKSNMKYHPTEEFICLVDWVVALKQKGCLMDLVDSRLGSDFNKEEALRMIQIALLCINKYPAHRPTMSEVTNMLEGRIKIKKQDINLTTSDDEFRLQALKMKLEEIQTPYFDELESFTNPSSSIHDQYTDSQASEKNLLI
- the LOC110915448 gene encoding probable leucine-rich repeat receptor-like serine/threonine-protein kinase At3g14840 isoform X16: MGFNQAGVPVCICESLDRKDSDLLGKHNVTCIFESAEQYVLWNYSGGAWKTRKFSKPLPVELNSLTNLTELRLTGNNFNGRIPSLESWKQLSKLEMIGSGVGGPIPASISLLSNLEELRISDLSGESSPFPNLRNMTNMRNLVLRSCNITGRIPNYIALLPNLKFLDLSFNGLVGDIPDLSGLDDLYTVYFTGNSLNANVPGWLMNTGVAVDLSYNHFSKEPVLQRCPESVNLFRSHANYGNESDLANCFSQFPCSKNYSSVHINCGGTGVIIGDKVYEADDQDPGGPARFRPLNDHWGFSSTGNVWNVKDYRYTINNVSRLTMKDSELYTVARRSPLSITYYGRCLVNGRYKVTLHFAEIVFRDNRSYQSLGRRAFDVYIQGAIELKNFDIKHEAGGVDKAVIKTIENIHVTNKTLEIRFQYAGNGTTAVPRDGVFGPMISAISMEAGRRVNGPDPHVVPPLSLRVKYGSQTKSGKRSIFIVIGAVTAVLLLTLIVIGVAWKRGYIGDKKSREKDIRGIDLQTGVFTYRQIKAATRNFADSNKLGEGGFGSVYMGTLQDGTLIAVKKLSSKSSQGNREFVNEIGMIASIQHPNVVRLHGCCVERNQLLLVYEYMANNSLAHALFDNDKAMMEIDFPTRQRISIGIAKGLKFLHEDSVLRMVHRDIKATNVLLDTDLTPKISDFGLAKLNEEENTHITTTVAGTIGYMAPEYALRGHLSYKADVYSFGVLLLEIIAGKSNMKYHPTEEFICLVDWVVALKQKGCLMDLVDSRLGSDFNKEEALRMIQIALLCINKYPAHRPTMSEVTNMLEGRIKIKKQDINLTTSDDEFRLQALKMKLEEIQTPYFDELESFTNPSSSIHDQYTDSQASEKNLLI